Below is a genomic region from Leptospirales bacterium.
TATCATCCAGCAAATCGCCAGAGATACCGTGGCGCAGGCAGATTCGACCGAGCTGATCGCGCAACTCCGGTACGCTGCTTCGGGTGGCTGGAAAATGGAGATTGTAATCTTGAAGGCCGGCTGGCGTGCCGAAAAAGCGCGCGACCAGCATGGTGAAGTCATCGCTCTGCAGACCTTCGCCGCTAAAACGCTGGACCTCGCCATAAATCGAATCAATGATTTCGGCCGGGGCTCGGTCCTGGAGCTTGCGCAGCGCTGTCAAATAGCGGTCCATTCCGTACTCTTCGTGAGAGTCGCTACGCACCGCCTCGATTACGCCGTCGGTATACAACGCCAGCATGTCTCCGGGAGCTACATGGGATTCGCCGCCGGTGTATCGTTGCATATGCGAGGCGCGCACGCCCAGCGGATGGCCGCGACCGCTCAACAACTCAACTTCGCCATTGGCGCGCAATAAGAGCATCTCATTGTGCCCCGCCGATGCATAGCGCAAGCGATTGGCATGAGGCTCATATCGCGCCAGAAACACGGTCACGAACATCCCGGATTGCGATTCTTCATACAGCAAATCATTGGCTCGAGCCAGAATTTGGACAGGATCGCTTTCAGCTCGAATGATTGTCCGCAGGATGGAGCTGGAAATGGCCATGAACAATGCGGCCGGCAGCGACTTCCCCGAGACATCGGCCACGAGTACGGTTACGGCGCCATGAGGTTCATGAACGTGAAAATCAAAAAAGTCGCCGCCGGTAGTGCGGGCCATTTCGGAACGTCCGGCCAGCTCAACCAGCGCATGCTGTGGGAATGCGCCAGGCAGAATGTTGCGCTGGATTCGCGAAGTGATAGCGACTTCCTGCTCCATTGCTCGTTGGGCGGCAATTTGCTGGTTCAGCAGCTGGTTTTCATAGCCGCCGACCATCTGTGCTACAATGGTTGAGAGCAGTTGAAAATCATCTTCCAGGAAGATGCCGAGCGCCGGATCGGCCGCGCAAAATACGCCGTAGGGCTCGCTGCGCAAACTGCCGATCATGGGCAGCAAAATGCAGGTTGCGCTACGGTAGCGGCCGGGCGCGCCCAGTTCGCGCAGCTCGATATTGCCGTTGATGTCCTCAAGAAAGAGCGGTCGACAGCTGTCGAAAACTCGCTGGGCAAGGCCGGGCTGAACCGGTTCCGCTTGACTGAAGCTGCCAATGTTAACGGCCAATCGCAACAGGCCGCTGCTTTCGTCCTTGAGCAAAATGGAAAGTCGTTGAATGTTCATGCTTTCCCGGACGGACTCCAGTGTGCGTCGAAAAAGATCGCCCTCAGCGGAACTGCCCATCATTGCCGCAGCCGCAGCGTGCAGCGCCGAAGTTTCACGGAGCTTGCGTTCCAGCTCGAGGTTCGTACGCTGTAAGTCATCCAGCAGCGTTCGGCGTTGAACAGCGATCGCTACCGAATCGGAAAAGCTTTCAAAAATTTCGAGGTCGCTCCGGGTGAACGAGGAGCGATCAATCGTATTGATGACTTCCAGGACGCCAATGCACTCCTGATCAACCAGCAGCGGCGCTGCCATCAAGTTGCGGGTGATGTTCTGACTGATCTCGTCTGCGCGGCGATAGATCCGCGGATCATTGAGCGCATCATTGACAACTACCGATTTTTTCTCCTGGGCGCAGAGGCCAACAATGCCCTGACCGCGCGGGATGCGCATACCCTGCAGTTCATCGTGCCCCTGGCCGGCGACAA
It encodes:
- a CDS encoding SpoIIE family protein phosphatase, whose amino-acid sequence is MDAPDAQASHAFRPLFEPVSGGRLAVRRLPEVLEILDLALMELTRMVQARRGNFYFFSENGDLLPHRKGDDTPALRALAETALQSRASLLYGPAGLSGLRLKQEAPANFALAAPSMCGYLSLQEGDLGVVALSEPIYLDQFFEADFNLIKGFAATFAILLRNGVTGRTPREIFLSFKSSLLLLQENTHLLQRIKESDYRLNTVLEVSNQINSSRELKELVEAVLYSARRVLRAQSASLFLMDRATGELYFDIVAGQGHDELQGMRIPRGQGIVGLCAQEKKSVVVNDALNDPRIYRRADEISQNITRNLMAAPLLVDQECIGVLEVINTIDRSSFTRSDLEIFESFSDSVAIAVQRRTLLDDLQRTNLELERKLRETSALHAAAAAMMGSSAEGDLFRRTLESVRESMNIQRLSILLKDESSGLLRLAVNIGSFSQAEPVQPGLAQRVFDSCRPLFLEDINGNIELRELGAPGRYRSATCILLPMIGSLRSEPYGVFCAADPALGIFLEDDFQLLSTIVAQMVGGYENQLLNQQIAAQRAMEQEVAITSRIQRNILPGAFPQHALVELAGRSEMARTTGGDFFDFHVHEPHGAVTVLVADVSGKSLPAALFMAISSSILRTIIRAESDPVQILARANDLLYEESQSGMFVTVFLARYEPHANRLRYASAGHNEMLLLRANGEVELLSGRGHPLGVRASHMQRYTGGESHVAPGDMLALYTDGVIEAVRSDSHEEYGMDRYLTALRKLQDRAPAEIIDSIYGEVQRFSGEGLQSDDFTMLVARFFGTPAGLQDYNLHFPATRSSVPELRDQLGRICLRHGISGDLLDDILLVSDEAATNIVVHAYGDLAEGVSEFECHLQIESNHILKMNFRDSGRPFETDLVQEPDVRENLSGRRKGGFGVYLIRSLMDQVRYERKDGENLLAMEKDIHRP